A genome region from Passer domesticus isolate bPasDom1 chromosome 25, bPasDom1.hap1, whole genome shotgun sequence includes the following:
- the OPTC gene encoding opticin, whose protein sequence is MCPLGWLGVASLCLGTLWAVPAEEGREAEKPQAELTLYENPDLEHYDVTLDSYGDILDLSNYEELYDYGDLVPKIEVGTLAPRPKDPKTLPELGETTAGTPKVQPPSGAGPAPPAPSPGQGLPSCLLCLCLGSSVYCDDAELEQVPALPRDTAYLYARFNRIAAVRAGDFRGLEKLKRIDLSSNSISWADADAFRGLPSLQELLLPENRLTALPELPRGIVRLDARLNRIASAGLRPEAFRDLKQLQFLHLSDNQLDFIPVPLPESLRSLHLQNNKIQTMHEDTFCDSQEQGQIRRALEDIRLDGNPINLSLFPNAFFCLPRLPTGRFS, encoded by the exons ATGtgtcccctgggctggctgggggtggccagcctgtgcctggggacactctgggctgtcccagccgaggaggggagggaggcggagaagccccaggctgagctgacCCTCTACGAAAACCCGGATCTGGAGCACTACGACGTGACCTTGGACAGCTACGGGGACATCCTGGACCTGAGCAACTACGAGGAGCTCTACGACTACGGGGACCTCGTCCCGAAG ATCGAGGTTGGCACCTTGGCTCCTCGCCCCAaggaccccaaaaccctcccagagctgggtgaaACCACGGCTGGAACCCCAAAAGTGCAGCCCCCGAGCGGTGCTGGCCCCGCGCCCCCAgcgcccagccccgggcagg ggctgcccagctgcctgctgtgcctgtgcctcgGCTCCTCGGTGTACTGCGACGACGCCGAGCTGGAGCAGGTGCCGGCGCTGCCCCGGGACACCGCGTACCTCTACGCCCGCTTCAACCGCATCGCTGCCGTCCGCGCCGGCGACTTCCGCGGCCTCG AGAAGCTGAAGCGCATCGACCTGAGCAGCAATTCCATCTCGTGGGCGGACGCGGACGCGTTCCGGGggctgcccagcctgcaggagctgctgctgcccgagAACCGGCTGACGGCGCTGCCCGAGCTGCCCCGCGGCATCGTCCGCCTGGACGCGCGCCTCAACCGCATCGCCAGCGCCGGGCTGCGCCCCGAGGCCTTCCGC gACCTGAAGCAGCTGCAGTTCCTCCATCTCTCCGACAACCAGCTGGACTTTATCCCGGTGCCCCTTCCCGAGAGCCTGCGCTCCCTGCACCTCCAG AACAACAAGATCCAGACGATGCACGAGGACACGTTCTgtgacagccaggagcagggccagaTCCGCCGGGCGCTCGAGGACATCCGCCTGGACGGGAACCCCATCAACCTCAGCCTCTTCCCCAACGCCTTCTTCTGCCTGCCCCGCCTGCCCACCGGCCGCTTCTCCTGA
- the PRELP gene encoding prolargin translates to MKAALAFLLPLALALAPAASAQRRKPPRRPTRPPAPFEEPAEPTELPPPLPPGPPSVFPDCPRECYCPPDFPSALYCDSRNLRTVPVIPPRIHYLYLQNNFIADLPEESFRNATGLKWVNLDNNRIRKVDRKVLEKLENLIFLYMERNQLKEVPAFLPPNLEQLRLSRNQISKIPAGVFNKLENLVLLDLHHNKLSDGVFNKNTFKGLKNLMQLNLAHNILRKMPPGVPSAIHQLFLDRNNIEDIPSDYFKEFPNLAFIRLNYNQISDKGLPKNSFNLTNLLVLHLAHNKLTNVPFISPKLEHLYLNNNSIEKINGTQICPTSLVSIQDFSPSDLDSVPRLRYLRLDGNLLKPPIPLDLMLCFRLLQSVVF, encoded by the exons ATGAAGGCGGCCCTGGCGTTCCTGCTCccgctggcgctggcgctggcGCCGGCGGCGAGCGCCCAGCGGCGCAAACCGCCCCGCAGGCCCACCCGGCCACCCGCGCCCTTCGAGGAGCCCGCGGAGCCCACGGAGCTGCCCCCTCCGCTCCCTCCGGGCCCGCCGTCCGTCTTCCCCGACTGCCCGCGGGAGTGCTACTGCCCGCCCGACTTCCCGTCGGCGCTGTACTGCGACAGCCGCAACCTGCGCACGGTGCCCGTGATCCCGCCGCGCATCCACTACCTGTACCTGCAGAACAACTTCATCGCCGACCTGCCCGAGGAGTCCTTCCGCAACGCCACCGGCCTCAAGTGGGTCAACCTGGACAACAACCGCATCCGCAAGGTGGACAGGAAggtgctggagaagctggagaaccTCATCTTCCTCTACATGGAGAGGAACCAGCTGAAGGAGGTGCCCGCCTTCCTGCCGCCCAacctggagcagctgcggcTCAGCAGGAATCAGATCTCCAAGATCCCCGCCGGCGTCTTCAACAAGCTGGAGAACCTGGTGCTGCTGGACCTGCACCACAACAAGCTGAGCGACGGCGTCTTCAACAAGAACACCTTCAAGGGGCTCAAGAACCTCATGCAGCTCAACCTGGCCCACAACATCCTGAGGAAGATGCCCCCCGGCGTGCCCAGCGCCATCCACCAGCTCTTCCTGGACAGGAACAACATCGAGGACATCCCCAGCGATTATTTCAAGGAGTTCCCCAACCTGGCTTTCATCCGGCTCAACTACAACCAGATTTCGGATAAGGGGCTGCCCAAAAATTCCTTCAACCTCACCAacctgctggtgctgcacctGGCCCACAACAAGCTCACCAACGTGCCCTTCATCAGCCCCAAGCTGGAGCACCTCTACCTGAACAACAACTCCATCGAGA AAATCAACGGCACGCAGATCTGCCCCACCTCGCTGGTGTCCATCCAGGATTTCTCTCCCTCCGACCTGGACAGCGTCCCGCGGCTCCGCTACCTGCGGCTGGACGGGAACCTGCTCAAGCCGCCCATCCCCCTGGACCTGATGCTGTGTTTCCGCCTGCTGCAGTCCGTGGTGTTTTAG